In one window of Paraflavitalea soli DNA:
- a CDS encoding NupC/NupG family nucleoside CNT transporter, with product MNPILVNLSRGALGMSFLILVCYVLSNNRRAINWKLVGMGLFAQVMFAMGVLHTTVFGQPVFWLLFGAILAYTIFNKFNRVRNKVEGNHIAYDTTNLLLVLIWQVILVVGLILAPSLFGKWSSLSIFLSCIALLILIFRIGKKYGELMKWSILLSCVILTAAVYTQVCDPQIFKIILQSVSNVFVSLINISHKGTEFMFGNLADANQSWAYVFAIQVLPNIIFFAALSSILYYLGVLQVVVYVFAYLLNKLKISGAESLSTAANIFLGQTEAPLMIRPYLDKMTRSEILCIMVGGMANTAGSVLAAYVGFLGGTDIDQQHYFALHMLSQSIMSAPAAIVCSKILFPQTDEHMVSKDLTVPKEKLGDNFLDALSLGTTDGLKLAVNVGAMLIVFTALMYVVNGLMGWVGGITHLNEEIAVSTGGRYQELSLQMILGYIFSPVAWLIGVPSADMVPIGQLLGEKTILNEFVAYISLGQMKAGNVIQDPKSLLIATYALCGFANFASIGIQIGGISQLAPNQRKNLTELGVKALIGGTIACLMCGCIAGALM from the coding sequence ATGAATCCCATCCTGGTCAATCTTTCCCGCGGCGCCCTGGGAATGTCCTTCCTGATCCTCGTCTGTTACGTGTTGAGCAACAACCGGCGGGCCATCAACTGGAAACTGGTGGGTATGGGACTTTTTGCCCAGGTAATGTTTGCCATGGGCGTATTGCATACTACCGTCTTTGGCCAGCCTGTTTTCTGGCTTTTGTTTGGTGCCATTCTCGCCTACACCATCTTTAATAAATTCAACCGCGTCCGGAATAAGGTCGAAGGCAATCATATTGCCTATGATACCACCAACCTGCTGCTCGTGCTCATCTGGCAGGTTATCCTGGTAGTAGGCCTCATCCTGGCCCCCAGCCTGTTTGGTAAATGGTCCAGCCTCTCCATTTTCCTGAGCTGTATAGCCCTGCTCATATTGATCTTCAGGATCGGTAAAAAGTATGGGGAGTTGATGAAATGGTCCATCCTGCTCTCCTGCGTGATCCTCACTGCTGCTGTGTACACCCAGGTTTGTGATCCACAAATCTTTAAGATCATCCTGCAGTCCGTGTCCAATGTATTTGTATCCCTGATCAATATCAGCCACAAAGGGACGGAGTTCATGTTTGGCAACCTGGCCGACGCCAACCAAAGCTGGGCTTATGTATTTGCCATCCAGGTGTTGCCCAATATTATTTTCTTTGCTGCCCTGTCTTCTATTTTGTATTACCTGGGCGTACTGCAGGTAGTCGTATATGTGTTTGCTTACCTGCTCAATAAATTGAAGATCTCAGGTGCCGAAAGCCTCTCTACTGCAGCCAATATCTTCCTGGGCCAAACCGAAGCCCCCCTGATGATCCGTCCCTACCTCGACAAAATGACCCGCTCCGAGATACTCTGTATCATGGTGGGTGGCATGGCCAATACAGCTGGCAGTGTACTGGCAGCCTATGTAGGTTTCCTGGGAGGTACCGATATCGATCAACAACACTACTTTGCACTTCATATGCTGAGTCAGTCCATCATGAGTGCACCCGCCGCTATCGTTTGTTCTAAAATACTCTTCCCGCAAACAGACGAGCACATGGTATCCAAAGACCTCACCGTGCCCAAAGAAAAGCTGGGAGACAACTTTCTCGATGCCTTGTCCCTGGGTACTACCGATGGGTTGAAACTGGCCGTGAATGTAGGTGCCATGCTCATTGTATTTACAGCCCTGATGTATGTGGTAAATGGACTGATGGGATGGGTAGGTGGCATTACCCACCTGAATGAAGAAATAGCCGTCTCCACAGGCGGACGATACCAGGAATTATCCCTGCAAATGATATTGGGTTATATCTTTTCTCCCGTGGCCTGGCTCATCGGTGTGCCAAGCGCCGATATGGTGCCCATCGGGCAGTTATTGGGCGAAAAAACCATCCTGAATGAGTTTGTAGCCTATATTTCCCTGGGACAGATGAAAGCCGGCAACGTGATCCAGGATCCTAAATCCCTGCTGATCGCCACTTATGCCCTTTGCGGATTTGCCAATTTTGCGTCCATTGGCATCCAGATCGGGGGTATTAGCCAATTGGCCCCCAACCAGCGCAAAAACCTCACAGAATTGGGCGTAAAAGCCCTTATAGGCGGCACCATCGCCTGCCTCATGTGCGGCTGTATTGCCGGGGCCCTGATGTAA
- a CDS encoding carboxypeptidase-like regulatory domain-containing protein has translation MKIQRLVMLTATLLATCIYLSCQKTASPDLPEPGPGHVPEYVTASISGRVTDDQRLPVSGATVKAGSATTTTDVNGAFTFSNINIDKTAGLVKVEKEGFFTGLRTLVLTPGKDNKAVIELLKKTVTGTINGSSGGTVTLPTASGSIVFEANSFLNTANHAGYTGTVSVSAYFINPAADNFQNIIPGALRGIDANNNETGLQSFGMMAVELTGTNGEKLQLAGGKKAVLHFPIPTSLQAQAPATIPLWSLNDSTGLWKEEGTATKQGTEYVGNVSHFSFWNCDAPFSIVDFTATLKTQQGTPLVNSRVVISGAGADSLLSGYGYTNGDGVVGGKIPSNRNLTLKVYDNCNRLLLTKNVGPFSSTANLGVVTVTSAATEATISGTVINCNAAAVTNGYVTISLEGMHYRTNLVNGAFGLTIVRCSNEATTATVIPYDITGNQAGTPASIPIAGAAINTGQLTACGTSLTQFVKYTINGTSYSYAGADSLIAHRTQSGQTLISGFRINSGFESTVDMVFAGEAAPGTYPLSRIFIREPGAFYVISGNINVTVTEYVNTAGGYVAGSFTGNIKDSLSSNISPINCSFRVKKYN, from the coding sequence TAATGCTAACTGCCACCCTGTTGGCTACCTGCATTTACCTGAGCTGTCAAAAGACAGCATCACCCGACCTCCCTGAACCTGGTCCCGGACATGTGCCGGAATATGTAACAGCCAGCATCAGTGGCCGGGTAACCGACGATCAGCGCCTGCCTGTAAGCGGAGCCACGGTAAAGGCCGGCAGCGCCACCACTACCACAGACGTTAATGGCGCGTTCACCTTTAGCAATATCAACATCGATAAGACAGCCGGCCTGGTGAAAGTAGAAAAAGAAGGATTCTTTACAGGCCTCAGGACCCTGGTCCTTACACCCGGCAAGGACAATAAAGCTGTTATAGAACTATTAAAGAAAACCGTCACCGGCACGATCAACGGTTCATCCGGCGGTACAGTAACCTTGCCAACAGCCAGCGGCTCCATCGTTTTCGAAGCCAATAGTTTTCTAAATACCGCCAACCATGCCGGTTATACAGGTACCGTATCCGTAAGTGCGTATTTTATCAATCCGGCAGCAGACAACTTTCAAAACATCATACCAGGCGCCTTGCGCGGAATAGACGCCAATAACAACGAAACAGGTCTGCAATCTTTTGGGATGATGGCAGTGGAGTTGACCGGCACCAATGGAGAAAAGCTGCAACTGGCAGGTGGCAAAAAAGCTGTTCTTCATTTCCCTATCCCCACATCCCTACAGGCCCAGGCCCCTGCTACCATTCCCTTGTGGAGCCTGAATGACTCTACAGGTTTATGGAAGGAAGAAGGAACTGCTACCAAACAAGGAACAGAGTACGTGGGCAATGTAAGTCACTTTTCCTTCTGGAACTGTGATGCCCCTTTTTCCATTGTAGATTTTACCGCCACCCTTAAGACTCAGCAGGGTACTCCGCTGGTCAACAGCCGGGTGGTCATCAGCGGCGCCGGGGCAGATAGTTTACTATCAGGCTACGGTTATACCAATGGCGATGGCGTAGTGGGCGGCAAGATCCCTTCCAATCGCAACCTCACGCTGAAAGTTTATGATAATTGCAACAGGTTATTGCTTACAAAGAATGTAGGCCCTTTCAGCTCAACCGCCAATCTGGGTGTTGTAACAGTTACTTCTGCTGCTACCGAAGCAACGATCTCCGGAACCGTGATCAACTGTAATGCTGCTGCCGTTACCAATGGCTATGTAACCATCAGCCTGGAAGGAATGCACTACCGGACCAACCTGGTCAATGGAGCTTTTGGTCTCACCATCGTCCGTTGCTCCAATGAGGCTACTACAGCTACCGTGATACCTTATGATATTACCGGCAACCAGGCCGGCACGCCTGCCTCCATTCCCATTGCAGGCGCTGCCATCAATACCGGTCAGTTAACAGCCTGCGGTACATCCCTGACCCAATTCGTCAAATATACCATCAATGGTACCAGCTATAGCTATGCGGGAGCTGATTCATTAATAGCCCATCGTACCCAGAGCGGACAAACATTAATATCCGGCTTCAGGATAAATAGTGGCTTTGAATCGACTGTAGACATGGTTTTTGCAGGTGAAGCCGCCCCGGGCACCTATCCACTGAGTCGCATTTTCATTCGTGAACCGGGTGCTTTCTACGTCATAAGCGGCAATATTAACGTTACCGTCACAGAATACGTTAATACCGCTGGCGGGTATGTTGCCGGCAGTTTTACCGGGAACATTAAGGACAGCCTTAGCTCAAACATATCACCCATCAATTGTAGTTTCCGGGTTAAGAAATATAATTAA